One Segnochrobactrum spirostomi genomic window carries:
- a CDS encoding bifunctional sugar-binding transcriptional regulator/dihydroxyacetone kinase subunit DhaK — MSGRASPSPRSTGVRRVAGDDAQSGSPLRFGGDPHVWACWLYYQDGLTQGEIAEAMGISRATVNAYLSEAREKGIVNISLDPSRLASLTIAEDLRRHFGLDECLVVPSEETRPLIDRLAMAGALALRTILKSGDTLGVVWGRTVMAIAERLDLPSLHDMTVVQATGATPATFPYTPTLCALAFARALSARCVNISAPAIVGSPDLARILMEERLVAGEFAALEAANRIVFGISSLRPNSTIHASGFFEEVSLQHYLAQGAVGVLAGRFIDRQGALVEGPLDARTIGIPLDKLAAIRTRIAVAGGFDKVPALLALLRGGYANVLITDAATGRGILNADGGVVPRPRTAAPARAASGSPASVRTHVKKFLNRPADAVDEMLEGALQAHGRHLVALAGQRRVFVARHGPRPGKVGLVVGGGAGHEPCFLGYVGRGLADAVVVGNVFSSPPPDPIADGARAVSGGAGVLFVYGNYAGDVMNFEMAAELVEADGIKVRTVLTTDDIASSAREDRDGRRGVAGNVLVFKIAGAACDLGLSLETCEAMARKANRRTFTMGVALEPCSLPQSRRPNFELGAEEMEVGIGIHGEPGVARAPVAPADAIVDRIMDAIFAEMNPAPGDRVAVLVNSFGATPMMELYILYRRVAQRLAARGLVIAANWIGPYCTSLDMAGASISILHLDEELWTLLKHPCDAAALSVV, encoded by the coding sequence ATGTCCGGACGAGCATCCCCATCCCCGCGGTCCACCGGCGTGCGCCGGGTCGCGGGGGACGATGCGCAATCGGGCTCGCCGCTGCGCTTCGGCGGCGATCCGCATGTGTGGGCGTGCTGGCTCTATTATCAGGACGGACTGACCCAGGGCGAAATCGCCGAGGCGATGGGAATCTCGCGGGCGACCGTCAATGCCTATCTCTCGGAGGCGCGCGAGAAGGGCATCGTCAACATCTCGCTCGATCCGAGCCGGCTCGCCTCGCTCACCATCGCCGAGGACCTGCGCCGCCATTTCGGCCTGGACGAATGCCTCGTGGTGCCGAGCGAGGAAACGCGGCCGCTGATCGACCGTCTCGCGATGGCCGGCGCCCTCGCCTTGCGCACGATCCTCAAATCCGGCGATACGCTCGGTGTCGTCTGGGGTCGCACCGTGATGGCGATCGCGGAGCGGCTCGACCTGCCGTCTCTGCACGACATGACCGTGGTGCAGGCGACCGGCGCCACGCCCGCAACCTTCCCGTACACGCCGACCCTGTGCGCCCTCGCGTTCGCCCGGGCGCTTTCGGCGCGGTGCGTGAACATCTCGGCACCCGCGATTGTCGGTTCGCCGGATCTCGCCCGCATCTTGATGGAGGAGCGCCTCGTCGCCGGCGAATTCGCCGCGCTCGAGGCTGCCAACCGCATCGTCTTCGGCATCTCCTCGCTGCGCCCGAACTCGACCATTCATGCGAGCGGGTTCTTCGAGGAGGTCTCGCTCCAGCATTATCTGGCGCAAGGGGCGGTGGGCGTGCTCGCGGGCCGCTTCATCGACCGGCAGGGTGCCCTGGTCGAGGGACCTCTCGACGCCCGCACCATCGGCATTCCGCTCGACAAGTTGGCGGCGATCCGTACCCGCATCGCGGTCGCCGGCGGGTTCGACAAGGTGCCGGCGTTGCTCGCCCTCCTGCGCGGCGGTTACGCGAATGTCCTCATCACCGACGCGGCCACCGGGCGTGGCATTCTCAACGCCGATGGCGGCGTCGTGCCCCGTCCGCGCACCGCGGCGCCGGCCCGCGCCGCGTCGGGTTCGCCCGCCTCGGTACGCACCCACGTCAAGAAATTCCTGAACCGGCCGGCCGATGCCGTCGACGAGATGCTCGAAGGCGCGCTTCAGGCCCACGGCCGCCATCTCGTGGCGCTCGCCGGCCAGCGCCGCGTCTTCGTCGCCCGTCACGGACCGCGGCCGGGCAAGGTCGGTCTCGTCGTCGGCGGCGGCGCCGGACACGAGCCGTGCTTCCTCGGCTATGTCGGTCGAGGCCTCGCCGACGCGGTCGTCGTCGGAAACGTCTTCTCCTCGCCGCCGCCGGACCCGATTGCCGATGGTGCCCGCGCCGTCTCGGGCGGGGCGGGGGTGCTGTTCGTCTACGGCAACTATGCCGGCGACGTGATGAACTTCGAGATGGCGGCGGAGCTGGTCGAGGCCGACGGCATCAAGGTGCGCACGGTGCTGACGACCGACGACATCGCCTCGTCGGCGCGGGAGGATCGCGACGGGCGCCGGGGCGTCGCCGGCAACGTCCTGGTCTTCAAGATCGCCGGCGCGGCCTGCGATCTCGGCCTGTCGCTCGAGACCTGCGAGGCGATGGCGCGCAAGGCGAACCGACGCACCTTCACCATGGGCGTCGCCCTCGAGCCCTGCTCGTTGCCGCAAAGTCGCCGGCCGAACTTCGAGCTCGGCGCGGAGGAGATGGAGGTCGGTATCGGCATCCACGGGGAGCCCGGCGTCGCCCGGGCACCCGTTGCGCCGGCCGACGCGATCGTCGACCGCATCATGGATGCGATCTTCGCCGAGATGAACCCAGCCCCCGGAGATCGCGTGGCGGTGCTCGTCAACTCCTTCGGCGCGACGCCGATGATGGAGCTCTACATCCTCTATCGGCGCGTCGCGCAGCGCCTCGCCGCGCGCGGCCTCGTCATCGCGGCGAACTGGATCGGGCCCTATTGCACCTCGCTCGACATGGCGGGGGCCTCGATCTCGATCCTGCATCTCGACGAGGAGTTGTGGACGCTGCTGAAGCACCCGTGCGACGCCGCAGCTTTGAGTGTCGTGTAA
- the dhaL gene encoding dihydroxyacetone kinase subunit DhaL translates to MSGSAARRLIATFARISDAIDAAAEHLSELDGAIGDADHGISMALGFEAVAVALGQPRAELATPAGVLNAAAGAFLNAVGASTGPLYATGFRRAGERLGAVEVLDAATVAAMLQAFAAGVRERGKGQRGDKTMLDVWIPAAEAAAQAAAAGRGGADFWTAVTVAAEQGAAATASMVATRGRAARLGERSLGHVDPGAASAVIIIAAMADALDDLPNAA, encoded by the coding sequence ATGTCCGGCAGCGCGGCCCGGCGCCTCATCGCGACGTTCGCCCGGATCTCCGACGCCATCGACGCGGCGGCGGAACACCTGTCCGAGCTCGACGGCGCGATCGGCGATGCCGATCACGGAATCTCCATGGCCCTCGGCTTCGAGGCGGTCGCGGTGGCGCTCGGCCAGCCGCGTGCCGAGCTCGCCACACCCGCCGGCGTGCTGAACGCGGCCGCGGGGGCCTTCCTCAACGCGGTGGGCGCTTCGACCGGACCGCTCTATGCGACGGGATTTCGCCGCGCCGGAGAGCGTCTCGGGGCGGTGGAGGTGCTGGATGCCGCGACGGTCGCGGCGATGTTGCAGGCGTTCGCGGCCGGTGTGCGCGAGCGCGGCAAGGGTCAGCGCGGCGACAAGACGATGCTCGACGTCTGGATTCCGGCGGCGGAGGCCGCCGCGCAGGCCGCAGCCGCGGGGCGCGGCGGCGCCGATTTCTGGACGGCGGTGACGGTTGCTGCCGAGCAAGGCGCGGCGGCCACGGCCTCGATGGTCGCGACGCGGGGCCGGGCGGCACGGCTCGGCGAGCGTTCCCTCGGCCATGTCGATCCGGGCGCGGCGTCCGCCGTCATCATCATCGCCGCCATGGCGGACGCGCTGGACGATCTCCCGAACGCGGCCTGA
- a CDS encoding substrate-binding domain-containing protein, whose product MKKLIMALISATALMVVPAAAKDTLKIAAAPYGLNAEFMQIWTAALKEHPAVKNGDVTLTVFDGRYDALVQQDQFKTMATQKFDAIIFVPIDVEAGAAAVQTAADAGIPVIGSNTRVNSNLLSSYVGSDDTISGYLEAKAVLDKIGCKGNVVIIEGPIGQSAQIQRLKGNQKALAECPNVKVLEQQTANWSRAEAQTLMENWLTAHPNQIQGVIGQNDEMALGAIEAIKSANLDVKSFAIAGIDGITDGLRAVKAGEMTSILQDARAQAQGAMDLAIFYAKKGDYKPESDIWQQYAKQMPWNGGKDKEYNVPWTPVTAENVDALLATRK is encoded by the coding sequence GTGAAGAAACTCATCATGGCCCTGATTTCGGCCACGGCCCTCATGGTCGTGCCCGCGGCCGCCAAGGACACGCTCAAGATCGCCGCGGCGCCCTACGGCCTCAACGCCGAGTTCATGCAGATCTGGACCGCCGCTCTGAAAGAGCATCCGGCGGTGAAGAACGGCGACGTGACGCTGACCGTGTTCGACGGCCGCTACGACGCGCTCGTCCAGCAGGATCAGTTCAAGACCATGGCGACGCAGAAGTTCGACGCCATCATCTTCGTGCCGATCGACGTCGAAGCCGGCGCCGCGGCGGTGCAGACGGCCGCCGATGCGGGCATCCCGGTGATCGGCTCCAACACCCGCGTGAACTCGAACCTGCTGTCGTCCTATGTCGGCTCGGACGACACCATCTCCGGCTATCTCGAAGCCAAGGCGGTGCTGGACAAGATCGGCTGCAAGGGCAACGTCGTCATCATCGAGGGGCCGATCGGCCAGTCGGCGCAGATCCAGCGGCTGAAGGGCAACCAGAAGGCGCTCGCCGAGTGCCCGAACGTCAAGGTGCTCGAGCAGCAGACCGCCAACTGGTCGCGCGCCGAGGCGCAGACCCTGATGGAGAACTGGCTCACCGCCCATCCCAACCAGATCCAGGGCGTGATCGGCCAGAACGACGAGATGGCGCTCGGTGCCATCGAGGCGATCAAGTCGGCCAACCTCGATGTCAAGTCCTTCGCCATCGCCGGCATCGACGGCATCACCGACGGACTGCGCGCCGTGAAGGCGGGCGAGATGACCTCGATCCTCCAGGACGCCCGCGCCCAGGCGCAGGGGGCCATGGACCTCGCGATCTTCTATGCCAAGAAGGGCGACTACAAGCCGGAATCCGACATCTGGCAGCAATATGCCAAGCAGATGCCGTGGAACGGCGGCAAGGACAAGGAATACAACGTTCCCTGGACGCCGGTCACCGCCGAGAACGTCGACGCGCTGCTTGCGACGCGCAAATAA
- a CDS encoding ABC transporter permease has product MSSRETNASNGWFAPHRRRAILHEYGIFIALILLAGILSVSNEYFLTAGNISNILLQTSINGVLAIGMTFVILTGGIDLSVGSVAALAGIVSASLVTTSATAGVAGAPFPMELALLVGLGAGIACGAVSGTIVSYFSVPAFVATLGMLSAARGMTLIYGGGRPVPALIPEFRWIGTGNVLGIPTPVVALAIVFGLAWWILNRTRFGRYIYAVGGNAHAAKTSGINVGRIRFSVYAISGGLAGLAGMLLSARTGSALPQAGIAYELDAIAAVVIGGTSLSGGVGRITGTLVGALIIGVMNNGLDLMGIESYYQQVLKGVLIVGAVMLDRRRSMGA; this is encoded by the coding sequence GTGTCTTCCCGCGAGACCAACGCCTCGAACGGCTGGTTCGCTCCGCATCGGCGGCGCGCGATCCTGCACGAATACGGCATCTTCATCGCCTTGATCCTGCTCGCCGGTATTCTCTCGGTTTCCAACGAATATTTCCTGACCGCAGGCAATATCTCCAACATCCTGCTGCAGACCTCGATCAACGGGGTGCTGGCCATCGGCATGACGTTCGTCATCCTGACCGGCGGCATCGATCTGTCGGTCGGGTCGGTCGCAGCACTCGCCGGCATCGTCAGCGCGAGCCTCGTGACGACCTCGGCGACCGCGGGCGTCGCCGGCGCGCCGTTCCCGATGGAGCTGGCGCTCCTCGTCGGCCTCGGCGCCGGGATCGCCTGCGGCGCCGTCTCGGGCACGATCGTCTCCTACTTTTCCGTGCCCGCCTTCGTCGCGACCCTCGGGATGCTCTCGGCGGCGCGCGGCATGACGCTGATCTACGGCGGCGGCCGGCCGGTGCCCGCGCTCATTCCGGAGTTCCGCTGGATCGGCACGGGCAATGTGCTCGGCATCCCGACGCCCGTGGTGGCGCTGGCGATCGTATTCGGCCTCGCCTGGTGGATCCTGAACCGCACCCGCTTCGGCCGCTACATCTACGCCGTCGGCGGCAACGCCCACGCCGCGAAGACCTCGGGCATCAATGTCGGTCGCATCCGCTTCAGCGTCTACGCCATTTCCGGCGGTCTCGCCGGTCTCGCCGGCATGCTGCTGTCGGCTCGCACGGGCTCCGCGCTGCCGCAGGCCGGCATCGCCTACGAGCTCGACGCCATCGCCGCGGTCGTCATCGGCGGCACCTCTCTCTCGGGCGGCGTCGGCCGCATCACCGGCACGCTCGTCGGGGCGCTCATCATCGGGGTCATGAACAACGGCCTCGATCTGATGGGAATCGAATCCTACTACCAGCAGGTTCTCAAAGGCGTCCTGATCGTGGGCGCCGTCATGCTGGATCGCAGGCGGAGCATGGGCGCTTAG
- a CDS encoding sugar ABC transporter ATP-binding protein, whose product MEPLLEVEGLKKSFGGVAALSNGRFRLDAGSVHALCGGNGAGKSTFLKILMGILPRDAGTIRRRGEAVSFSSPADALASGIAIIEQELSPVPHMTVAENIFLGREPSTRFGGIDFRSMNRAAQDLLDRLEFGIRATRTMMSLTVAQMQLVEIAKALSHDAEVIFMDEPTSAIGEREAQHLFAAIERLKAQGRGVVYVSHRLSEIFQIADSYTVFRDGAYVGSGALAEIDRPALIRMIVGRELAEEYVKTNVPTAAAGLEVEGLARPGLIEDVSFSAHKGEIFGIYGLMGSGRTEIFEALFGLARPSAGTIRVEGKPVKVAKPADAMALGMALVTEDRKLSGLNLLGSVRANICMANLPALGGLLAMNAGKEAQASRAMRERFQIKAADDQMRVGGLSGGNQQKVVLGKWFLRNPKILLLDEPTRGVDVGAKREIYRIMSDFAEGGGTVVMISSELDEVLGMSDRILVMKAGRPVGTYARRDANAETLVHLST is encoded by the coding sequence ATGGAGCCGCTGCTGGAAGTCGAAGGGCTGAAGAAGTCCTTCGGAGGGGTCGCCGCCCTGTCGAATGGGCGCTTTCGGCTCGACGCCGGCTCGGTTCACGCGCTGTGTGGCGGCAACGGCGCCGGCAAGTCCACCTTCCTGAAGATCCTTATGGGCATCCTGCCGCGCGACGCCGGCACGATCCGCCGCCGGGGCGAGGCGGTGAGCTTTTCCTCGCCGGCGGACGCGCTCGCCTCCGGCATCGCCATCATCGAGCAGGAACTGAGCCCCGTCCCGCACATGACGGTGGCGGAGAACATCTTCCTGGGCCGCGAGCCCTCGACCCGCTTCGGCGGCATCGATTTCCGCTCCATGAACCGGGCCGCGCAGGATCTCCTTGACCGCCTGGAATTCGGCATCCGCGCCACCCGCACGATGATGAGCCTGACCGTCGCGCAGATGCAGCTCGTCGAGATCGCCAAGGCGCTGAGCCACGACGCCGAGGTGATCTTCATGGACGAGCCGACCTCGGCGATAGGCGAGCGAGAGGCGCAACATCTGTTCGCGGCGATCGAACGGCTCAAGGCGCAGGGCCGCGGTGTCGTCTATGTCTCGCACCGGCTCTCGGAGATCTTCCAGATCGCCGACAGCTACACGGTGTTCCGCGATGGCGCTTATGTCGGGAGCGGCGCGCTCGCCGAGATCGATCGGCCGGCCCTGATCCGCATGATCGTCGGCCGCGAGCTCGCGGAGGAGTACGTCAAGACCAACGTGCCGACCGCCGCGGCCGGGCTCGAGGTCGAGGGTCTCGCCCGCCCCGGCCTCATCGAGGATGTCTCGTTTTCCGCGCACAAGGGCGAGATCTTCGGCATCTACGGGCTGATGGGCTCCGGCCGCACCGAGATCTTCGAGGCGCTGTTCGGTCTCGCCCGGCCGAGCGCCGGCACGATCCGCGTGGAAGGCAAGCCGGTCAAGGTCGCCAAGCCGGCCGATGCGATGGCCCTCGGCATGGCGCTCGTCACGGAGGACCGCAAGCTGAGCGGTCTCAATCTGCTCGGTTCCGTCCGGGCCAACATCTGCATGGCGAATTTGCCGGCGCTGGGCGGCCTCCTCGCCATGAACGCCGGGAAGGAAGCCCAGGCGAGCCGCGCGATGCGCGAGCGTTTCCAGATCAAGGCCGCGGACGATCAGATGCGGGTCGGCGGCCTGTCCGGCGGAAACCAGCAGAAGGTCGTGCTCGGCAAGTGGTTCCTGCGCAACCCGAAGATCCTGCTGCTCGATGAACCGACGCGCGGCGTCGATGTCGGTGCCAAGCGCGAGATCTACCGCATCATGTCCGATTTCGCTGAAGGCGGCGGCACGGTCGTCATGATCTCGTCGGAGCTCGACGAGGTCCTCGGCATGTCCGACCGCATCCTCGTGATGAAGGCCGGTCGACCGGTCGGAACCTATGCGCGCCGCGACGCGAATGCCGAGACGCTGGTCCACCTGTCGACCTGA